In Lineus longissimus chromosome 9, tnLinLong1.2, whole genome shotgun sequence, one genomic interval encodes:
- the LOC135493537 gene encoding folate receptor gamma-like, with amino-acid sequence MNLQSFFPIVLLCLFWETLEAAAGNRLIDFSTMDDFLDTCMEAKYHKNKPTAEPGLYKQCHPWKKRACCEGNTTDSLHNSDRWYNFNWDHCPGHTMSGKCRRHFIQDLCFYECSPNLGPWLVQSNRKLSNERAVYVPLCRSQCDAWWLDCKDEFTCRDNWGMGFDWSSGVNKCPAGSVCETFETKFKNSTKFCEQIWDHSWKVVPDNSPCMQMWFESGINPNDGVARKRATYLVQKINSAVAHLSSFVVGLSCLLCLMISQGVSRLL; translated from the exons ATGAATCTCCAGAGTTTCTTCCCGATTGTGCTTCTGTGTCTGTTTTGGGAGACGCTTGAAGCTGCTGCTGGCAACAGACTGATCGACTTCTCAACCATGGATGATTTCCTTGATACGTGTATGGAGGCGAAATATCACAAGAACAAACCAACTGCAGAGCCTGGCTTGTATAAACAG TGCCACCCTTGGAAGAAAAGGGCTTGTTGTGAAGGCAACACGACAGATTCTCTCCATAATTCTGACCGGTGGTATAACTTCAACTGGGACCATTGTCCGGGACACACCATGTCCGGGAAGTGTCGCAGGCATTTCATCCAGGATCTGTGTTTCTATGAATGCTCACCCAATCTGGGACCTTGGCTTGTTCAG AGTAACCGAAAATTGTCAAATGAGCGAGCTGTTTATGTTCCCCTGTGCCGAAGTCAGTGCGACGCCTGGTGGTTAGACTGCAAGGATGAGTTCACTTGTCGAGATAACTGGGGCATGGGATTCGACTGGTCATCAG GTGTCAATAAGTGTCCAGCTGGAAGCGTCTGCGAAACATTCGAAACCAAATTCAAGAACTCAACAAAATTCTGTGAGCAGATCTGGGACCATTCATGGAAAGTTGTGCCAGACAATTCGCCCTGTATGCAAATGTGGTTTGAGAGCGGTATTAATCCAAATGATGGAGTGGCAAGAAAAAGAGCCACTTACCTCGTCCAGAAAATTAACTCAGCAGTTGCCCATTTGTCAAGTTTTGTGGTGGGCCTTTCGTGTTTATTATGTTTGATGATTTCCCAGGGTGTCTCTAGGCTTTTATAA